The DNA segment tatctttttaaacTAACTGGGGCTATAGTTATGGAGTGAGAGGAAGTCTTTTCTCTTGGgtaaaaaggaaaactaaaGGGAAAAAACATTAGTTTCATAATTACAATTAATGTTCTAGACCCTGTAGACActacttcatatttctttaacttagggcatctttgccaccactttataactttaGCGACAGGGATAATAAAACATCTACAGTATCTGGACACCACTTtgtaactttggaaacaagacacttatccttgagttccccatgttaAACAAGGCCAGCGACTTATATTCTCTGCATAAGCATAACTAAGGCTCTGGGATAGACTCTGCATTAACATGGCTTTCTTGCgcatgaatgaaagaaaagatcttTGGATTGCTGTAGTGTCTTTAGCACACAGCAGAATTGTCAGGGCCTCTGAGTTCCAATCTGAGTGTACAAAACTTTCATGCTTTAATAGAACTTCCTAAAGTCAccatgaaataattttactgcTAATGTCATTTAAACCAGAATGGAACTGGATCAGACTTGTTTCCTCAGTTTCAAAATCAAAGAACTAAAGatattcaagaaaataaagtctGTTGCTGACAGtttgttaaaaatgtgaaaatttaaTTGCCAGACAGCCCAAATACTCAAGACTCAAATATCTCAAGACAGCGTTGTGTTGCAAGTTTGCTGGCTAATTTTCTTAAAGTAGAGCCAGTAGTGCTACCCTGTTAAACTACAAGGATGAAGTAGTTACAAGACTTTCAGCCTTTTGGAGTggaaaaaagatgttttattatGTAGCAAAGTACATGTGGGCTATTCATCAAAGTAGGAAAACTCACAGTTTCAGCTGATCATCAAGGAGAATGTCATAGCCATACATCTCAAAGCAGTGTTTATCATTTATGATAATTTTCTGCACACTTTGCAGACTACGAATAATGATATTGTCAATATCTCTGAAGATCTGATTCATCTGCAacattataaaatgaaattgcaCATAGAAATCTGTATCTATCTTTATTGGATGCACTTATACTGCTGCTTACTGTCTCCAAAAGACCTTTTTTCTCAAAAGTTTAAACTGAGATTTGCCATCAGTATTCTATCTGTTTTtcacaaagtattaaaaataaaggttaaaaatGTTGCTTATTTTCAAGAGCAACATATTGCTAGCAGTTTTACCATCAGGAATTGTTTCTGTCAAATCTACAGAAAATTCTTCTGCAGGAAAGATTGAAGGAATCACAGCAAGTCTCAAGATTTTCACACAGATGCAAAGTGTGTCAGTTTATCATTAGTAGACaacaaattcattttatatCACTTCATATATAGATTACAGACACAACATACATCCCTTTCAGTTTATAATTTGAAAATGCACTGTCTCATATATTTGTTGTGAACATTGTGTAATATATTCTAAGGAAACAGGTTTACAAAGACTCACTTTTTCAACCCCATGTTTTGCTGTGAGATATTTGCGTAGCTGCTGAGTTGACCATTTGCATCCTTTTTCTGGGTCATAGTCTGGAGCAGTCTTTTGTACAGCAACGTTAGTCAAATGAATATCTTATTATTTGTTGAGGAAAAATTCCATATCTAACTAGAGATTTAGTCATATCACTCATGTTTCTGTAAGTTATTCAGAAGATAtcgaaacatttaaaatatgatttGCCAAAACTGTTCCACAGGCCAGTTTAGAAAGAATGTTAGTTGTACTgtccataaaaaaataaataaattttttcttccTGAAGTTGTTCCTGTTCGATCACATTTTTACTATGAACTGCATTAACAACATATGGTGTGGAAAGCTTCATCAAAAAGGATACAGTTATCCTCAATAGAATCTAGTGAATATCGTGTGTTTGAGAATCGTGCAAAGCCACCTCTGTAGAGCCAAGCTTTCAGAGGATTGAACTacattaataaacacaaacaataaaaaaatatcaaaagataaTGCATAAATATGCAAACTATGAATCTCCCTTAGATAGTAATCTGACCATAGGACAATACATGGATAATATAATTAAGTTAATGGTAATCTTACCATAAGACAATACATAGATAATATAATTAagttaaatttcatttattcattttgtggCAGATTGGTAGCTTGATCATTTATGTTTAACATATGTGAAAAAAAGTTGTCTTCTAAGACAGATATAACCACAGGGTTAGGAACTGCATGATAGAAACTTATCTTTTAAACAAGtagattttgtaaaagtatatttatcATGCTTACAGAAACAACAAGAACATATACTCTTAAGTCGAATTTCCTTCCACCAATCAAATATGGGTTTTCAATATAGCGTTGAACAACATAAGTCTCTGGCACATCTTTGGGAATATTTGGATCTTGCAATGGCTGGTACTCTCCCTGTAtattacaaaagtaaaatataatcaAATCATCAATTTAGGTCAGTTCCTTGACCTGTACTGGGCCTGGGGGGGAGTCTGGAACTTTGGTGGTGGGGAGAGGACTTGACAAAAGCAGCACATAATTAATAAACTTGCAATTTAACACCCTTTTCACAAACCTAGAGAAACGCTACATGCACTCTAATAACAGAACTAAACAACAACTAATTgattttattaaagatttttgAACACTTCTAGCACAAGAATGTTGTTGTGGCCccatgctccttgaggagtaacaaggactaaacaaaCAAtccaaaaaaacccccaaaaaaacaactagCACAAGAATACAAATGTGTGTAAGGTTTTTTCCTAGTCATCCAACAGCAAGTGGCTGCCTCAGGTTAGTTAAAGGGTAGCGAAAGGAGAGGGCTGGGGGGGTCTCTATGATGTGACACGAGCTATTTACAATTCAATGTCTTAACAAGGGCTCATAGGACCCTTAAGAGAACTATTAGGTGGTTCTCATAGGGTTACTATCTCTCTTGAGAGAATAAAACAACACGTCTGTCTCTTGTGTTTTGTTATGCTATCATTTagtatgtgtgtaagtgagaaagagagacaatgtACACAGTACTAAACTCTTCTAGCTCTCCATCACCGCATGAAGAAATGGCTCACTTTTTTCCAGTCTGTGATATCTTTCAGTTTTCGAAAAAGGAAAATCCCTCGCCCTTGTGATTTAGCTGCTGGTTTCATTATCCAGACAATGCCTGgattctttttaaattcttcaaCAAATATGTGGTATTCTGACTGAAACAGCATGGAAAATAGGGAAAACTAACAAAATCTTAgattaacaatttttattgacTTATGATACTAATATATGAAGTTATGGCTATTTTCTGACAGCTCACTAGAAGAAATAAGAgctgaaataaattatattttatgttatatatataatgaacaGTTAATTTGTTGTCAATACAGAAATGAGTAATTAATAGCCCCGTGCCATTTCAAtatcattaaattaaaaaagacaaactcaCAGGCAACTCAAAAgttgaggggaaaaaatcca comes from the Pomacea canaliculata isolate SZHN2017 linkage group LG12, ASM307304v1, whole genome shotgun sequence genome and includes:
- the LOC112576682 gene encoding probable tubulin polyglutamylase TTLL9 isoform X2 — encoded protein: MFFGPDLVGKKYKVRRNGTFTGVTGNGCLPTMIQSSYRSIRKFCISEITMSLDFFPSTFELPSEYHIFVEEFKKNPGIVWIMKPAAKSQGRGIFLFRKLKDITDWKKGEYQPLQDPNIPKDVPETYVVQRYIENPYLIGGRKFDLRVYVLVVSFNPLKAWLYRGGFARFSNTRYSLDSIEDNYIHLTNVAVQKTAPDYDPEKGCKWSTQQLRKYLTAKHGVEKMNQIFRDIDNIIIRSLQSVQKIIINDKHCFEMYGYDILLDDQLKLWLIEINASPSLTASGKEDYDLKFGLLDDVLNVLDLENRLQGTEKRIGGWDLLWDDGLVYAEDPAPEGSICTVCSTNSFLGCHNDRRQQLREIYNTSLASKKNDSYQAVTSAALKK